A region from the uncultured Sunxiuqinia sp. genome encodes:
- a CDS encoding M23 family metallopeptidase produces the protein MAKVKYKFNPETLSYDKVERNLKSKVNRFLLLFAASLVMSIILVVVFLQFYETPKMRNLKQENRRLLMQYEFMYKNLESIEDVLADIQQRDDNLYRVVFEADPIPNSIRKAGFGGVNKYAKLESLDNSELVINTARKLDVIAKEAYIQSKSYDEVLKLALDKEVMLSSIPAIMPVANKDMKRTASGWGFRIHPIYKIRRFHYGMDFTAPIGTEVYATGDGIVKEVKRSHTGFGQWIVIDHGFGYETLYGHLNEFNVKRGQKVKRGNVIGYVGSKGTSSGPHLHYEVHKNGKAVNPQYYYFKDLTPQEYEKMIAISSNMGQSYD, from the coding sequence ATGGCAAAAGTTAAGTATAAATTCAACCCCGAAACCCTCAGTTACGATAAGGTTGAACGCAACTTAAAATCTAAAGTCAACCGCTTTTTATTGTTATTCGCCGCCAGCTTGGTTATGAGTATTATTTTGGTTGTTGTTTTTCTTCAATTTTACGAAACACCTAAAATGCGGAACTTGAAGCAGGAAAACCGAAGGCTACTCATGCAATACGAATTTATGTACAAGAATCTGGAAAGCATTGAAGATGTTCTTGCAGATATTCAGCAACGAGATGACAATTTGTATCGTGTTGTATTTGAAGCTGATCCTATACCAAACTCGATCAGAAAAGCAGGGTTTGGTGGAGTAAATAAGTATGCAAAGCTGGAAAGTCTGGACAATTCTGAACTGGTGATTAACACAGCCCGGAAGCTTGATGTAATAGCAAAAGAAGCCTACATTCAATCCAAATCATACGATGAAGTTTTAAAGCTGGCCCTGGATAAAGAAGTAATGCTATCGAGTATTCCGGCCATCATGCCGGTGGCCAATAAAGATATGAAACGAACTGCGTCGGGCTGGGGATTTCGCATTCACCCGATATATAAAATTCGCCGTTTTCACTACGGAATGGACTTTACCGCACCAATTGGCACCGAAGTTTATGCGACGGGTGACGGAATTGTAAAAGAGGTAAAAAGATCTCATACCGGTTTTGGACAGTGGATTGTGATCGACCATGGATTTGGTTACGAAACCCTGTATGGTCATTTAAATGAGTTCAATGTGAAAAGAGGCCAAAAAGTGAAGCGCGGAAATGTCATTGGTTACGTAGGAAGTAAGGGAACCTCTTCTGGACCGCACCTGCATTACGAAGTACACAAAAACGGCAAAGCAGTGAATCCGCAATACTACTACTTTAAAGACCTGACACCACAAGAATACGAAAAGATGATCGCGATTTCGTCAAACATGGGCCAATCGTACGACTAA
- a CDS encoding MerR family transcriptional regulator produces the protein MPYKKPKIEKVFYPIGEVAEMFQVNKSKIRYWENEFDILKPQKNKKGNRLFTKEDIENIKLINHLTNERGLTIKGAKQKLKDNKEDTLKKHELVDRLQTIKQMLIDIKDKMG, from the coding sequence GTGCCATACAAAAAGCCCAAAATAGAAAAAGTCTTTTATCCCATTGGCGAAGTGGCAGAGATGTTTCAGGTCAACAAATCAAAAATTCGCTATTGGGAAAATGAATTTGACATTCTAAAACCTCAAAAAAACAAAAAAGGCAACCGCCTGTTTACCAAGGAAGATATAGAAAACATAAAGTTAATCAATCATTTGACCAACGAACGAGGATTAACCATTAAAGGTGCTAAGCAAAAATTAAAAGACAATAAAGAAGATACGTTAAAGAAGCACGAATTGGTGGACCGATTGCAAACCATTAAGCAAATGCTAATCGACATCAAAGATAAGATGGGATAA
- a CDS encoding Nif3-like dinuclear metal center hexameric protein produces the protein MKLSEITTYLESIAPLAYQESYDNAGLLVGDPQKEINQTLITLDVTEAILDEAIETKSDLIVAHHPIIFGGLKKITGKNEVERCVIKAIKNDIAIYASHTNLDSVLGGVNSKICEKLGLENIQILAPVSGQLKKLVTFIPFDHAANVQQAIFKVGAGHIGNYDSCAYSIPGKGSFRGDEKTKPFVGEPGEIHYENEIRFETVFPAHIQGQVIRALIEAHPYEEVAYDIYSLDNENPQVGIGMIGELTAPIEEKKFLQQTKKIFGPGAVKHSPLIGKKVKKVAVCGGSGSFLIRQAINSKADIFVTGDLKYHQFFEADGKIVLADIGHFESEQFTKEVFYELLTKKFPKFAVRLSEVNTNPVNYLV, from the coding sequence ATGAAATTAAGCGAAATTACAACATACCTCGAGTCGATTGCCCCATTGGCTTATCAAGAATCATACGATAATGCCGGACTATTGGTAGGTGATCCCCAAAAAGAAATCAACCAGACGCTAATAACACTGGATGTTACCGAAGCCATTTTGGACGAGGCCATCGAAACAAAAAGCGATTTGATTGTCGCCCATCATCCGATCATCTTTGGTGGATTGAAAAAAATAACCGGTAAAAATGAGGTTGAGCGATGCGTAATTAAAGCAATTAAAAACGACATTGCCATCTATGCTTCTCATACCAATTTGGACAGCGTACTCGGTGGCGTTAACAGTAAAATATGCGAAAAACTGGGGCTCGAGAATATTCAGATTTTAGCTCCCGTTTCCGGCCAACTTAAAAAGCTGGTCACCTTTATTCCGTTTGACCATGCTGCAAATGTGCAACAGGCAATCTTTAAGGTAGGTGCGGGACATATAGGAAATTACGATTCCTGCGCTTACTCAATCCCCGGCAAAGGGAGTTTTCGGGGAGACGAAAAAACCAAACCATTTGTGGGAGAACCCGGAGAAATTCATTACGAAAATGAAATTCGTTTTGAAACAGTCTTCCCGGCGCATATCCAAGGGCAAGTGATCCGTGCATTAATTGAGGCTCACCCCTACGAGGAAGTCGCTTATGATATTTACTCGCTGGATAATGAAAACCCGCAAGTTGGGATTGGCATGATCGGGGAACTTACAGCACCAATTGAAGAGAAGAAATTTTTGCAACAAACAAAAAAAATATTTGGACCCGGCGCGGTAAAACACAGTCCGTTGATCGGGAAAAAAGTTAAAAAAGTAGCCGTTTGTGGGGGATCAGGTAGCTTTTTAATTCGTCAGGCCATTAACTCCAAAGCAGATATATTTGTTACCGGAGACCTGAAATATCATCAGTTCTTTGAGGCTGACGGCAAAATTGTACTAGCTGACATCGGTCATTTTGAAAGTGAGCAATTCACTAAAGAAGTTTTTTATGAATTACTTACAAAAAAATTCCCTAAATTTGCAGTCCGTTTATCGGAGGTAAATACCAACCCGGTAAATTATCTGGTTTAA
- a CDS encoding C4-type zinc ribbon domain-containing protein: protein MNTQHQEDKSVPISEKLKALYELQTVVSDIDKIKTLRGELPLEVQDLEDDIAGLTTRVGNYSDDIKTLETSIANRKAAIKESEALIAKYTEQQNNVRNNREYDSLSKEIEFQKLEIELSDKRIKEFTADLATKKEAVDSSKTQLAERQEDLQRKKRELEEITAETKIEEEKLKNKAEKIEGIIEPRLLTAFKRIRKNARNGLSVVTVQRDACGGCFAKIPPQRQMDIANRKKIIVCEYCGRILVDKDILEPEQLSEENK from the coding sequence ATGAATACACAGCATCAAGAAGACAAATCAGTTCCAATTAGCGAGAAGCTAAAAGCACTTTACGAGTTACAAACTGTTGTTTCTGACATTGACAAAATTAAAACCCTTCGAGGTGAGCTTCCTTTGGAGGTTCAAGATTTGGAGGATGACATTGCCGGATTGACAACTCGTGTGGGTAATTACAGCGATGACATAAAAACGCTGGAAACATCAATTGCCAACCGTAAAGCTGCCATCAAGGAATCGGAAGCTTTAATTGCCAAGTATACCGAACAACAAAATAATGTTCGCAACAATCGCGAGTACGACTCTTTGAGCAAGGAAATTGAATTCCAAAAACTGGAAATTGAGCTTTCAGATAAGAGAATCAAAGAATTTACAGCTGATTTAGCTACAAAAAAAGAAGCGGTTGATTCTTCTAAAACTCAGTTAGCAGAGCGTCAGGAAGACCTTCAACGCAAAAAAAGAGAATTAGAAGAAATTACAGCTGAAACGAAAATTGAAGAAGAAAAGCTAAAAAATAAAGCAGAAAAAATTGAAGGCATCATTGAGCCTCGTTTACTAACCGCTTTTAAACGTATCCGCAAAAATGCCCGTAATGGACTGTCAGTAGTTACCGTACAGCGTGATGCTTGTGGTGGTTGTTTTGCGAAAATTCCACCGCAACGTCAGATGGATATTGCCAACCGTAAAAAAATTATTGTTTGTGAATACTGCGGACGTATTTTGGTTGACAAAGACATCCTTGAACCAGAACAACTAAGTGAAGAAAACAAATAA
- a CDS encoding TPM domain-containing protein, producing the protein MLKKITIILALFISLSSFAQDIPERPNPPQLVNDMADVLSNGQEQQLEMELEQFARETSNQIAIVTVPDLGGYPASEFAFRLGEEWGVGQKDKGNGVVVLFKPKTSDSKGQVFVAVGYGLEGAIPDAVANRDIVDYEMIPHFKQGDVYGGLHAGTQVIKSLAKGEFSAAEYHEKASSGGGGGLGVIIFLFVIFFFVVPILRGRKRYYGATSRGSSLPFWLLMGGMMGSGRSHGGSFGNFSSGGGSFGGGGFGGFGGGGFGGGGAGGSW; encoded by the coding sequence ATGTTAAAAAAAATCACAATAATACTAGCACTTTTTATTTCTCTGAGTTCTTTCGCGCAGGATATTCCTGAGCGACCCAATCCTCCTCAGTTGGTCAACGATATGGCCGACGTGCTTTCTAATGGGCAGGAGCAACAATTGGAGATGGAGTTGGAGCAATTTGCTCGCGAAACTTCTAACCAAATCGCGATTGTAACCGTTCCTGATCTGGGGGGCTATCCGGCGTCAGAATTTGCTTTTCGATTAGGAGAAGAGTGGGGAGTTGGACAAAAGGACAAAGGCAATGGAGTAGTGGTGCTGTTTAAACCCAAGACCAGCGATTCGAAAGGGCAGGTGTTTGTAGCCGTAGGATATGGGCTGGAAGGAGCTATTCCGGATGCTGTCGCTAATCGCGACATTGTCGATTATGAAATGATTCCGCACTTTAAACAAGGTGATGTTTATGGTGGGTTGCATGCCGGAACACAAGTGATCAAATCATTAGCTAAAGGCGAATTTTCAGCAGCTGAATACCATGAAAAAGCCAGTAGTGGAGGTGGCGGAGGCCTGGGCGTTATTATCTTCCTCTTTGTGATCTTCTTTTTTGTGGTTCCAATTCTTCGCGGACGAAAGCGATATTACGGTGCGACCAGTCGTGGTAGTAGTTTGCCTTTTTGGTTATTAATGGGTGGTATGATGGGCTCTGGTCGTAGTCATGGCGGCTCGTTTGGTAATTTCTCCAGTGGCGGCGGCAGCTTTGGCGGCGGTGGCTTCGGCGGATTTGGCGGCGGTGGCTTCGGCGGCGGCGGTGCCGGTGGAAGTTGGTAG
- a CDS encoding TPM domain-containing protein codes for MSAQSFFTEEEKKQITDAIKKAELNTSGEIRLHVERKCPEDVLDRAAYWFEKLEMHKTELRNGVLFYLAVSDQKFAILGDAGLNAIVPGDFWEKIKAHMLSKFKEGLYTAGLAEGILMAGEQLKSNFPHQTDDVNELSDEISFGKK; via the coding sequence ATGTCAGCACAATCATTTTTTACCGAAGAAGAAAAGAAACAGATCACCGATGCGATCAAAAAAGCGGAGTTAAATACCTCTGGTGAAATTCGTCTACATGTGGAGAGAAAATGTCCTGAAGATGTGCTCGATCGGGCCGCCTATTGGTTTGAAAAGCTGGAGATGCATAAAACAGAGCTACGAAATGGTGTTTTATTTTATCTGGCTGTGAGTGATCAGAAGTTTGCCATTTTGGGCGATGCAGGACTTAATGCTATAGTTCCTGGCGACTTTTGGGAAAAGATCAAAGCACATATGCTTTCAAAATTTAAGGAAGGGCTGTATACAGCTGGTTTAGCCGAAGGTATTTTAATGGCTGGCGAACAACTCAAGTCGAATTTCCCTCACCAAACAGATGATGTTAACGAATTGTCCGATGAAATTTCATTTGGAAAAAAATAA
- a CDS encoding LemA family protein: protein MKKTWIVLAVIAVVILIIYSSFKGTYNTMVTKDESVNAAWAQVENVYQRRADLIPNLVNTVKGYASHERETLESVIEARSKATSVNVNPENLNEQSLQQFQQAQSGLSSALSRLMVVVERYPDLKANQNFLDLQAQLEGTENRIAVERRKFNESARSFNTYIRSFPKNIYANMFGFEKKAYFEAEQGAEKAPEVSFE from the coding sequence TTACTCTTCCTTTAAAGGGACTTACAATACAATGGTAACAAAAGATGAATCGGTTAACGCTGCCTGGGCTCAGGTAGAAAACGTGTACCAACGGCGTGCTGACCTGATTCCAAACTTGGTGAATACAGTAAAGGGTTATGCATCCCACGAAAGGGAGACATTGGAATCGGTAATTGAAGCCCGTTCGAAAGCAACCTCGGTAAATGTGAATCCTGAAAACCTGAATGAACAAAGCTTGCAGCAGTTTCAACAGGCACAATCGGGTTTGAGCTCGGCCTTAAGTCGATTGATGGTGGTTGTTGAGCGCTACCCTGATTTGAAAGCGAATCAAAATTTTCTGGATTTACAGGCTCAGCTGGAAGGAACGGAAAATCGTATTGCTGTCGAGCGCAGGAAATTTAATGAGAGTGCCCGCTCGTTTAATACCTACATTCGTTCGTTTCCAAAAAATATTTATGCTAATATGTTCGGCTTCGAAAAGAAAGCTTATTTTGAAGCAGAGCAGGGTGCCGAAAAAGCTCCAGAGGTAAGTTTTGAATAA